The following is a genomic window from Neomonachus schauinslandi chromosome 15, ASM220157v2, whole genome shotgun sequence.
GGAACAACAGGCAGGCAGGACTGGAAACAAATGGTGGGGCCCAgcgcaaaatgaaaatgcagggccccttgCTTAAAAAAACGGAAGAATTTCAAGAAGGCACTTGGACAGGTCTCACACTGATGATGCCAGTGGCATCGCAAGGCTGGCCCGCCCCTGTGCAGTAAAAGGTTTGAGGCAAGGAGTGGCCAATGAGGAGACTGTAAAGGTGAAAAGGTCATATCATAGGGAGGAGCCTCATTAAGGAACTTGGACTTCACCCCTGCAGACCCAGAGGAACCACTGGAGGGTTTGAAGGGCTTGAAGCAGGGAGGGACCTATTCAGATTGACTGCTAGGAGAATGGATTCATGGGAGATAAGACTGGAGACAGGGAGACTGCCAGGAGGTTATTACGCAGAGGTTAGGGCCTGACCTGGGACAAGACGTGAGGAAGGGGGGCAGGGCTGGATTTGAGAGATGTTTTAGAGGGAAATGGACAGAACTTGGCCATCAAATGGCCATGTGGATGGGGGAAATAGACAGCAAGGATGAAACCTAGGTGGTTGGATTGGGAGTGTCACCACCTGCAACAGGAATGCAGGATGCTGGGCAGGTATTGGGAGGAGGGCATCTTGGCTTTGAACTTACTCAGTTAGTGGTGCTGGGAGGACCCCACGTGAAAAGTATGCAGGAGACACTTGGGTCTATAGCTTTGGAGTTCAGGGGAGCCCTAGGGCTAGGGATACAGCTTGGAGAGCCACAGGCTGACTGATCTGTAATCCATGCAGTGGCTGAAGCTAAGGGAGGGCATGAGACTGGGCAAGAAATGGCTAGAGTGAGGAGACTAGGTGGGCCAAGGATAGATCACCAGGGCTGAGTATGCCATTTGGGGCCCCTCCCTTTCCAGGATGTTAGCTCCTCCCCAAGGCTCCACCTGGTCCTTGgaccccccacctctgccctagCACAGCACTTGGGACCCAGTAAATTTGTTACTGAACTGCGTGGTGTGGTACAGCAGTGAGAAGACCTAGATTTCTGCCCAGTGAGATCTTGGACTATTTCCATAACCTCTGCCAGCCAGTTTCCTCAACGTGGAGATAGCACCTATCCTGATTATCTTGGTATTTCTGTTTATAGgcttaaataaacaaactagaTGTATATAACTCTTTACAGTTTCCAGCATGCTTTAATGTATCTCTCAGGCTTTGTagactcgtgtgtgtgtgtgtgtggggggggaacaTTAATCGTCATTATTATAAAATGGGTTGAAAGATTTCCCTGGAAATGGCTCATAGAGCAGAACTAGGGGCCTCTTCAGGGCTCTCTCATGAGAATTTGGCTCCCATCTCAGAATCCTGACTCAGGCTGGAAGAATTGCTGGGGCTCCCCTGTGATTAAACAAACACTCACTGGGTTCCAACTATGTGTTCCTGGCTTCCTGGGACAGCCCAAGAAGcaggccctgccccaccctcaAGGTGCATCCCTCCTCCTTTAACCaacaggtggggcagggcagggtagGGCAGGGTAGGGCAGGGTGAGTTGGTGAAGGCAGAGACCACCAGCACGTCACCCCACCCACAgcgccatgggggtgggggggtgactCATGTGTAACAGGAGGAGGTTTGAGAATAGTTATACCTCGCTGCTGGCCTCAGCTCAGGGTGGCTGCCTGAGCCAGCATACGAGTGTGGGCTTTGGGCAGCATTCTGCAGTGTTTGTCCTTTCCCAAGGCCAGAGGGAACCTCAGGGGGCCTACAGGCAGAGAAGCACATTAGTGGTCCGGCCTCCAGGGCAGCAGGTCCTCGGGGCTGCCAGCCGTTGGAAGGTGGCATGTGGGATGCTTCTGACTGTGATTCTCACAATTCTCTGCTGATTTAGCAGACGGGACCCTGGCGAAGGGGCAGCACGTTGAGGGAAGTGGAGAAGGACAGGGCAGACCAGTGTCAGCTTTGGACGGAAAGTGCAGGGCCCCAGGGTGCTATGCCCTCAGGCTGCCTGACtatcctttgttgttgttgttaacttcCTTATGAAGTGATAACCGTGTGCCACGTGCCCATGTAGACCTAAATGTTTTACAAGCCTTATCTAATTTGATCCTTCCAACAACTATATAATGTGGGTACTATTGTGAGCCAGATTTTAAAAGGTAAGGGAGCCAAAGCTAAGttcagtaacttgtccaagatcatacaGCTGGTAGTTGgtggggctgggattcaaacccggCCTGTGGGGCTCCCCAGCCTGCATTCTTGGTCTCTGTGGGATGcggcttctccctcagccctacCTACCCCGTTCACTCCACTCAGCCACCTCAGCTCCGGGGCTCgggtctctcctccctcctcttcagcCTGATACCCACTTTCTCCCCAGCTGTTGTGCCAGACACTTGGAACCCTGCCTTGCAGTCCCTGTCCCGTTCCAAAGTTCTTTCTTACCAGCCCTCATTCTGGGCAAGAACACCCATTAGTTATCTTCCTACAATAGCCATAAAAAGGCTTACTTACCCTTGACATTCAAgtaatcaatttcttttatcctCCATAGGTTATTACTTTATggtctgtgtttctgtgtgtttgcTCACAGCCAGACcgactggggtgtgtgtgtgtgtgtgtgtgtgtgtgtgtgtgtgtctgcctgcTGGGCTGAAACCCTGGAAACTCAGCAGCCTCGGCTGGGTCTCTTGATGTTTGTAGTGTGGTTTCTGGGTAGTTTTTATTCAGTCTGTCTCCATACATAGTCTGTGAGCACCTTGCAGGCAGGGAGTACAGGTGTGTTCATGTCTATAACCCCAACACCTGTATGACACCTGGCACTGAATGTCAGGTGCTTTAATGGATGCTCATAAAGGAAGGAATAAGAGGTGTGGTGTGTGCAGGCAGGCATTTAGTAATGAGTGGGGACTGGGGTCACTTGGTCGGGAGGAAGGGCTGCACCTTCCCCAGCTCTTTTCTGCATCCCTCCTTCTGCGGCTCGGGACTTAGAACTAGCCCCTCTGTAATCCAATGGGGCCCTGTGTCTTTGTGACACAATAGGGCACCAAGGCCCTCTGGGTCTCCCTAGGTGTATTTTACGTGCTTCACTCAACAAGGACAAATTTCCGAAGATATGCACATTGCATGTTTGTATATGAAATATCATACTTGAACCTAGTTTTAGGGaggtgcatttattttatttatttatttttaaagattttacgtatttattttagagagagagcgcgcttgagggcaagcagggggaaggggagggcaggaggagagggaaggagagagaatctcgagtaGACCCTGCGCTGAGCTTGGAGTCCAACACAGGCCtaatcgcatgaccctgagaccacgacctgagccgaaatcaaaagtcagccactcggggcgcctgggtggctcagatggttaagcgtctgccttcggctcaggtcatgatcccggggtcctgggatagagtcccgcatcgggctccctgctaggcggggagcctgcttctctccctctgcctctgcctctctctctctctctgactttcatgaataaattaaaaaaaaaaaaaactaaaaaaaaaaaaagtcagccactcaactgactgagccaaccaggcacccctaaggagGTGcatttaaaggttaaaaaaattataaagcggCCTGTTTAAAAGATATTCATAGTTTATAGCCTTATCTCAAACTACCCTCCCAACACTGCtcttcccagaaataaatctccTGAAGGCCAGGGGTTGGGCAGGACTTCCCAGGCTGGTCCCTCTCAGGAGGGTGGGCCAGAGTCTCCACGCCTGCTTCTGGTTCTGGTGGCCTTCTCCAGTGGCAGGCCACAGGTGGGTATCCACCGAATCCTGCCCACTGAAGTTCTCACTGAGGTGCCTTCTCCAAGGTGGGGGTCAGAGAATAGGATTCTGGCCCCCCTATGTCCCAGGCAGCAGAAAGGCCTAGATTTTGGAGCCAAGGAGGCTGGGGGATGAGTGCCTCCAGTAGGAGCCTTCTAGTACACATAGAATTGGTGCCCTGACCCTTGGTTACTGTACCCCAGGCTGGGGCCCATCCCACCATCCCTCCAGTCTCTTCCTGATACCTGGGCTGGGATGAGTGTTTAGCCTCTTCTGGTGTCCTCTAGAATGGACATCTGCCCTCAAAGAGATGGGGCTTTCAGAGAAAGTGACAGATCTGGAAAGCTGTGGGCACCTCCCTGAGACAACCATgtagccttcttttttttttttcaaagattttatttttaaataatcttcaagcccatgaccccgagatcaagtgttgcatgctccaccgactgagccggccagggcTCCAACTGTATGCACTTCTTACTGGAGGCTGGAGGACCTTGCAAAATAATATCCTTAATTCACATAAACTCCTGGGAAGATGATCATTAAGAGCAAGCCTGCTGTAGCTGAAATCACAAGTAAAATAGATGGGTTTTCTCTCACATTTACCTGACCCAGGAAGAGTGGGGCACGGGCAACAGGCTAGATTAAGAATTTCTGAGGGAAAAGACGAGACTTCTATTTCCCATTTGTGTTGTGTTTAAAGCTTGCATTAAGTCCCTGCTATGTCAGGTCTGTATCAGTGGTAGATAATTCTTGGCTCAAGGAGCTAAAATTCTCTAAGGGAGCCAAATGTATGACTAGATCATTAcaatactatatatgtatatatgtgtgcacatacacatatatataatcaatTCTGGTATATATcatgtttttgttggttttgggggggggcagcaaaGAGAGGTGATAGtacaaaggagggaggggacccgaagGGGTTGCCCTGGTATATATCACGTTAAATAGAAGCATATGAGCAAACTCTGTAGGACCAAAACAATTCCTGGTGGCATAGGAGGCGTAATAATGAATTAGGGTCTTaagggatgaataggagtttgtcTTGGTTTACCCAGGAGGCTGTTCCTGACCAAGAGCACAGCATGCACTCCGAATCTCACCCTCCTGGACAGCTCCTGCGCTCAGGAAGGTAGGCAGAGAAAGGGACTAGTGAGAGTATTCATGGAGGGTTGGGAGAGGCCCATCCCAAGAGGGCCAGGCCCAGTGGGTTCCACTATGGGTAATGGGGAGGGGCCTTTGAAGGACTGTGCACTTGAGGCCTAGGGGCAGGGGGGCTGTTTAGGAAGGCGGGGAATATGAACTCACAAGGCCATGAGAAGCTGAACCGAGTAGAAGCAGGGTTGGAAATGGTAGGGCGGGTTTGAGAGTTGGTTAGTTTGGGAGTTGTTTGAGGGGAGGAGGAACCCAAGGAAACGGGGAATCATCTGCTTTTTCTCCACCCAGTGCCTCACTCAGAGCCTGGCAAATACCCACTCAGTCCTTGGAAGAAGGTAGCTGGGTGGGTGGATTGAGCATCAAAGCTGGGCAGCCCTGGGACAGGCAGCTGCAGGGACCCTGACCGTGCAGCCAATGTTTCCCACTCTCCAGGGATGCCGGTGCGGTcctaggagagagagaatgccgaCACGAACTGGCTGCAGAATAATCTTCTCCGGAGTGAGATGCAAAGGCAGCCCTGGCTGGACGCCACGCCAGGCCACGCACCACCTGGGCTAATGCAGATTTGCAGGAGGGGTGGTCAGTGATCTGGGAGGATGTGGGCACAcactctgccttcctgcctttccttctcttcccacctcaCAAATACAAAtgcccccctgcccctctgcccatgTTTGAGGGTGGTTGGGTCTCGAGAGGCTGGCCCAGGGCAGCACCAGTGGCCACTGCACCCCCCAACTTGAGGAGGGGCCCTTCAGGTCAGGAGGgaaccccagccccccaccctgtgcccGCCTGAGAAGCATTGAGCTTTGGGGTGGAGCGGACAGCCTGGGAACCGGTCTGCCAACCAGTTTAACCAGGGACTGGTTTCGGCTCCTGAGTTCAAAGAAGCTGGGGTGCACCCCGTCCTGCCCGGCCAACGGAGCAGCGACGCTTAACCCTTTCCCGGTTGTGCCTGGGGCAACGTCCAGGGCCAGTCCGTGCTGGAGAGGGTCTGAGCCTCTTCGGGGCATGAAATGGGTGAGGGTGACCTTGGCTACGGCTGGGGGTGCAACCAGGCCCATGAGAATGGGGAAACAGGAGAGAGGCTCCCTTGTTTCTCCTGCTCCAGACTTCCCTTGGGGTTTCCTCTTCTCGTGGAGGCGATCCCTGGAGGACCCTGGCTTCTGGGTGGGTGCAGGGGCACTGGGATTGGATTTCTGGAGTAATGAATATTCATCAGCCCGATCCGGCCTCTGCTTCTgtttacttagccgggaggggctGGGTTTCAGGTTCACCTTGACTCCCCGGAGCCGGAGCCGCGGTGGAACAGGTACCCGCTCCTGCACCTGCTTCTCTTGCACCTGCCGTGCAGCTGCTCCCACCCAGCTCTCCTGGCCTGAGCCTTGCCTGGCGCGGCACCCTGCCTCTCCCAGTCTCCCACCGGAGCAGCTGCTACGCTCAGCTCCTTCTCTAAGGAAGGTCTCGCCTCCAGCCCGAAGCAGTCAGGATTACAGgtacaggaagagggagagcgggtggggaaaccaaggcacagagccCGGTCAGGGCACCCGGTTCTGCCTCCGTGGCTGACAAGCCTAACTGGGAAGGGGGGCCCAGGCAGGCCAGCTCCCATCTCTCGCTAGGTGGGCAGGCAGAAGTCAGACTCATCCCACCGGCTCTTGGAGTCAATCCAGGCCTCCAGCAGAGCTCTTTCTGGGAAAGTTTCAGTCCTGAGCAGTTCTCCATTAACGCTTGCTAAGCTGGAGCCTACCCCCCAGCCTGGAGGATGTACCTGGCTATCTGGTAGGGACGTCTCCCTGTTCCTCTCCTGGGTACCCCAGTCTTATCCAGAATGGAGAAGTGCCATCAGGGGCCCTGCGGAGGGATACGGGCTGGGGGGTTCTGGGTGTTGTCTTAAAGCCCAGAAGCTGACTTGCTTTCTCAACTCCCCTCTACCgccgcccccccacctccagcacagTCAATGGTTAACTCGTTCCAGCTCAGAAGGGGCCCGGCCCAGTCTGGGCAAGGCCGTTAGAGCAGTTCACAGAACTCAGCCGGGGCAGTGGGGCCTGTCTTGGGCTGGCCACATGCATGCCGTAGGGCTGGCTGGCCTAGGGGAGGGGTGGCAGGCTGTGCCAGTGAGGCCCTTTGTGGGCTCGGAAGCTGTGCAAAGAGCAGAGGTGTAGCTAGCTCCCTCAGGGCTGATTTCTATCTTCCCCCAGATTGCAGGGCCCCAGGGCAAGGGCCCAGCCCTCAGCTTGGCCAGCTAAGGGCCCTGTGCAGGCCAACTGCGTGGCTCACCACATGTCACTAAATGCTGGGTCTGCTTGAAATCCCAAGtatacctcctgcccccagctccctctgGCCTTCTGTGATTCAGCCTGGGCATGCAGTTGTAGCTATATTGCTCTTTCCAACTTTCGATAGCTTTTGATATCACAGCACTTTTTTGATGTAAagcaaatcagattttttttttttaaagattttatttatttatctgagagagaatgggagacagagagcatgagagggggcggatcagagggagaagcagactccccgccgagcagggagcccgatgtgggactcgatcccgggactcgaggatcatgacctgagccgaaggcagttgcttaaccaactgagccacccaggcgcacccagCAAATCAGATTTTATACTACCTTGGGCTGGCTCACTACTTAAAAGAATCTTATAGTTTAGTTAGTTTGTAAAACAAAGAATAGTCCTCTAATTTATCTGTTCTGTTCAGACTTCCATATGTCGGTCCTGCCGAAAAGGGGCAGACACCTCTTACTGGGGCTTGTATGTCCTCTCGAGCAGAAGGGACAGCAAGAGGCATCTTAGAGTTCAAAGCCCACAGATGCCTTCGTGCCATGGTGGAGGCCCCGGGGCAGGGTCCAAAGGCTATTCCCATTTCTCTGTGGTTTCCTGGTAAGTTCCTGGTGATCTGTCACTTCCTTCATGCCAAGGAGAGTTAAGCCCTGTGGATGCCGATCTGTGGCACCCGCTAAAGGAGGTGTGTTTTAGCCGCAGGGGCAGAAGCACGGTCTCTCAAAGAGGTGGGCAGTCAGATGGTTACTGTCAGCTCACAAGCCGGATCCTCGACTCCCTGAGTTCCTCCCATCCAACCCCGATGGGCGGTGGTGGGGTCGTGGGCCTTGCCCCAGACCAGGCGAGGGGTACCCATGGGCCAAGCAAGTGCCCTCCCCACAACTCCTTCCAGAAACGGAACACCAAGTTCTGTGCAAGGTTGTGCTAAGCCCAGATGGGGCAAGCTGCCAAAGCAAACCTCTCAGGCTGTCCCCTTCATGCACTCACCTCTCCAGGGTGCCCTGAAAGTACTTCCCCGGCCACTCTCACCCCCTCCTCCGCTTTCTAAGTGGGAGCTGCACAAGATCTCCCCTGGGCTTCTCCCGCTGCTTGAACTCAGCTGGAGGGACAGAGCTAGCAATGTGGGATCTACTTCCCATACAAGAGGTAGGAAGGAATCCATCAGGCATGCGCTCTGGGCATGAGCTGAGTATGTGGAGGGACAGGGGACAACAGCAGCAAGGGGCCCACGGAGGTGGGCACTCAACCCATTCCAAGCCTAGGTCAGTATCCTGCTTTCGTTTTCCCCAAATTTGATTtgctccccctctaaaaaaaaaaaaaaatccacgctCATTATGGAATGTCTAGAAATGAGAAATAGTGGGAGAAAACATCCTCTGTTCCTTCTCCATAAAGAAAACCACTATTCATCATTTGTCgtatttctttctggtctttttagaaaatgtagtTAAGACTATTGGTTTTTAAAAGGAGGTGATCTATTCGCCTGTGCTCAGACCACCTGACCATCTAGCTTTCTGGGctactgccccctccccaggaccctTCCCAGCCACATGCAGGGTCCTGAGAACCAGGACCTCTCCAGGACCAGAGATGCCTCGATTTCTcacccctctgcctgcccttctgcTGCTCGGAACTCCTCCAGTCTGCTGTCTCCTTCCATCTTACACGCCCCACCTGCCAACGATGTCCCAGCAGACTCATCTCCCAGAACTCCCACTAGCTCAGACAGCACCTCTGTGGAAATGAGTAAAAGATGAGGCCACCTCCATGTGGGGCCATATCACCGCAGGGCACATCGCTTATCAGTGGAGAAGCCTGGATGTCAGCCCCCAAGCCCCACCTCCATTGGGTTCCTTGTGGAGAGTCTAGCGTGTGATAACCGTATCTCATGTGGACCTTGTGACCCCACCAAACCTCCCTCCAGATTTTCAGCTCCCCTGCAAACTCGTGTCCTCATGGAAGCTAGAGGGGAAAGTAGCCATCCCTCAGTAATTATCACCGTTATCACGTATTACTGTGCAGAGCGTGCCTCCCTCCGAGGGCTGGGATTAACGTTAGAGCTAAATGTTAGCGCGGGAAGGgacaggtgaggacactgaggtccagagaagtccCTTGCTAGAGGTCACGAGGCTGGTACAGTCCCCAGGACTTCCCCTGCCTGCCCTGAGGCTCCTCCCACTTAGAAAAAACCCACAACAGCTCCTTCACTTTGGCTGGCCCCCACTGGGAAGTCCAAATTACTCTCCAAATCATAAATCCTCTTTATTTTGTAATGAATTCCAGGCAAAATGCACAGGGTGTTTCTGTCCATCCGATGCCACTCATTCCCCAAACCCCCCCTCTTCTCCTATTGTAGCGCTTACCTGAACCCCGGGTTCATTTGGTCCCCACCTTCAATCCTTTCGGgcctggactctttttttttttttaagattttattttacttatttgacagagagagagaacacgagagagggaacacagcagggggagtgagggagagggagaagcaggcttcctgtggagcagggagcccgatgcgggactcgatcccaggaccctgggatcatgacctgagccgaaggcagacgcttaacgaccgagccacccaggcgcccctcaggccTGGACTCTTAAAATAGCCTATGATTAGGAGTTTAGAGAGGGCTGCTCCAGGGCACCCCCCTTCTCTCCACTGACCCCTTTCACTGTCCCACCCTGCTCCTGCAGAAAGCACCCCCCTCGGCTCCAAGGACCACCATGACCGAGGCCGGCTGGTGGAAGCTGACCTTCCTCCGGAAAAAGAAATCAGCTCCCAAGGTGCTGTATGAGATCCCCGACACCTATGCTCAAACAGAGGGCAGCGCTGAGGCCCCGAGGCCCGAGGGCGGGGCCCCCAACGGCAACTTTAACACCCGCCTGGAGAAGATTGTGGACAAGAACACAAAAGGCAAGCACGTCAAAGTCTCCAATTCGGGCCGCTtcaaggagaagaagaaagtCCGGGCCACGTTGGCAGAGAACCCCAACCTCTTTGACGACAGGGAGGGCAAAGGACAGTGAGGGGGGCCAAGGAGGACGCTGACACCTCCCTACTCCTGCCGTCAGCCGGATCTGAGACAGGAGCTTGCCACGCCGGCCTCCTTGGCCACAGCTGACGCTGTGGGGGCAGTTGATGCCTGCTGGCAGGAAATGGCTGGTTTTAGGTTTGTATTTATGTGCCCCAGCTTTCTGGAAGGTCTGGGTTCTCCCAGCgtccccccacgccccccagcACGTACAAAGGCACTCCAGTCCAAGGATGAAAAGTCCCACCCAGGAAGGACAGCCCTCCTCAAAGTCGTGGCGCCAGCAGGGAGGTGGGCatggtgagggacagagaggggggGCGGACAGACTTCGCCTCCTCCTGGGGCACAGGGTCAAGGGTGAGTTTCGATTGCTGCTTCCACAACTGTTCCCTGGACCAATTCTGAACGTGACTTTTCCTGAAGCCACATGATGGGGTGGTTTCCTGGAGCTGGAGGAGGCGGAGACCCTGAACTTGAGCTCACCTCCTACCACAAGAGGGAAACTTCCTGGAACTTTGCCCCCAGGTGTGTAGGGAGAGGAGGTCACCGGCactctgggggggaggggtgctgctgCAGAAATCCAGGTGAGGGACCCCATGGGTTCCTGCACACCTCCTCAAAGGGACACTGCACTGGCTCATGGGTCCAAATTCGGGGAGCAGGTAGGGAAGCTGTGGTAGGACCTAAAAGCAGTcagctctcttctcccctcctacTGGTATTTAAGAAGGACAAGCCCCAGAGATGAGTCCTGGAgctttgaattttgtttaaaaaaataataattgtaggTTTCTCTCTTTGTAATAAACAATGCTGCAAAAGCAGAGAACCTACTTATGCTTTTGTCTTACATTTCCTGAGGACTGTTTCTCATGCCTTTATTCCCTGCCTGTAAGTGAAGTGCTCAGGGTTCCTTTCAAGCGTCAGGAAGGGTccccagggggtgcctggctggctcagtcggtagagcacgtgactcttgatccgggggttgtaagttcaagccccacattggatctctagattattaaaaataagatcttttttattaaaaaagaaagggcgTTGTCAGTATAAAAATACAGCAAAGGAAGAGGCTAGTTTCAGCTCAGTGGTCAACAGAGAGACCATCAAGGGCTCTAGAGAGTGGAGGAGACCTTTGGTGACTGACCCCACAGTTGCAGGGGTTTGGTTTAGGATCAGGACTCAAATTCTCATTCCACCGCTTAGTAGCTGGGTGATTTggggaatactttttttttttttttttttttgagagagagagagagagcatgagagggaaggggtcagagggagaagcatgctccctgctgagcagggaatcctgatgcaggactcgatcccgaactccgggatcatgacctgagccaaaggcagttgcctaaccaactgagccacccaggcgccctggggaatactttttttaaaaaacgttctCTGAACTTCCAGTTCCTCTTCTGTAATAATATGTATTTCGTGGGAATGGTCAGTATTAAGTGCCCCATAAGCAATcctatagtaggtgctcagtcaatattggtttcctcccccttcctttatTAAGGAACTCCACCATAGCCCACAGCTTCTGgttaaggaagaggaaagagtgtGCTCTCTGTGCTGTTAGATCCAGATCTTTCTCAAGCCCCAGGAGCTGGGAGCTAGAAAAAAATTGGACACATCTCTGGAGCTCTTGGAGGGAACAGGGAGAAACCAAGGTGGCCACTAAGCAATGTGGTCCTGCAGCTTCCAGGTCAGCTCCTTGCAGGCTGTCgggccaccccaccccagggagtGTTGCTCAGGAAATTTATTACCAAAACAAACAGACCCGTACAAGGGGACCTTTGTTGGGTGGCCTCACCCAGGCCAGGGAGAGCTCTGAGGATGAGTGAGGGACaccaggagctggagggagggaaggcaggctggTTCAAGCATGCCCAAGGCCTCTTCccctatccctcccaccacaTAGAACTTTCTAGGGTCCGTCTGATTACCCAATCCATAAAATGTCCCATGGAGGAGCTGCCTTCCCCCCCTACTCTAGCCCTGTCCACTGTGAATAGCCAGGGTTTGCAGAGAGCTTACAATGGACCAGGCCCTATGGCAAGTACTCCATGAGGTTCCTTGGTCAGTCTCCTCATCACCTGAGACAGGTGCTGTCATTATCCCCAATTTCCAGCTGAGTTGAGGCTGGGAAGTGAAGCCACCTGCTCGCCACAGTGGAGCTGAGACTGAAGCCAGAGCTGGCCTATGCAACGACtgctgcccacagccccctccacGCTTGATTCCGCCTCTGCTCGGgggatgggaaactgaggctcagaacaaAGAAAGCAGTCCAGTCACCTTCTGCAGAAGGGGAGGTAGGGTGGCAGAGGGTAATGCCTGGGGCTCGGAATCCTGATTCTGGCACCAATGGGGGAAAGCTAACCAGCTCGGAGGCTGAGTGTCCTCTGAGACACCAGACCAGAGAGGCCTGCCACTTCAGCCCATCCTGAGGTTCCTTGACGGAGGTGGTGGCTGGGAATgaggctgggcctgggccacCAAGCCCGGCTTCTACCCAATACTGGCACCACACGGCCACCATTACCCCTCTTAGGTGAGAGGGTCTACGGCCCCTCTGCCTGGTGCGTGAGATCCTGCTCCAGCCTTTAAGTGATGTCCGCAGGAATCTTCCAGGGAAACCCCCACATATATCCCTAagctgggaggcagggggtgggtgtGTGCTAAAAGCCAAAGGGCAATCTGGCTGGCCAGGGAGTCAGAGGGAGGC
Proteins encoded in this region:
- the PRR15L gene encoding proline-rich protein 15-like protein, with amino-acid sequence MTEAGWWKLTFLRKKKSAPKVLYEIPDTYAQTEGSAEAPRPEGGAPNGNFNTRLEKIVDKNTKGKHVKVSNSGRFKEKKKVRATLAENPNLFDDREGKGQ